Below is a window of Cryobacterium sp. PAMC25264 DNA.
TCATGCTGCCCGGTGCGTCGTCGATCGCTCGCGCCCTGATCGACGACTGGCTGGCCCGGCCGGCCACGGTGTCCCCGGGTGTCTGACCCGTTGACCCCTACCGCCGAGTCTCTGCTCACCGGGCTCGACGAGCAGCAGCGCATCGCGGCTGAGGCCCTGATCGGCCCGGTCTGCATGCTCGCCGGTGCCGGAACCGGCAAGACCCGCGCCATCACGCACCGCATCGCCTACGGCGTGATGAGCGGCGCCTATTCACCCACCCGGGTGATGGCGCTCACCTTCACCGCCCGCTCCGCGGCGGAGCTGCGCGGCCGGCTGCGGCAACTCGGCGCCGGCGGTGTCGCCGCGCGCACCTTCCACGCGGCAGCGCTCTCGCAACTCAACTATTTCTGGCCGCACGTCGTGGGCGGGCAGGCGCCACGCATCCTCGAGGGAAAGGGCCGGTTGCTCGGCCACGTGGCCGAGGTGCTCAAGCTCAAGCTGGACACCGCCACCCTGCGTGACCTGGCCGGCGAGATCGAGTGGCGCAAGACCTCCGGGCTGAGCCTGGAGCAGTACGCCACGGCCGGACGGGCGCTGCCGGGCCGGCTGGACATCGACCAGGCCCTGGACATGCAGGCAGGCTACGAGCGGCTCAAGGACGACCGCAAGCAGATCGACTTCGAGGACGTGCTGCTGGCCATGGCCGGCATGATCGAGGCCGAACCGTCGGTGGCCTTGCAGGTGCGAGAGCAGTACCGCTTCTTCGTCGTCGACGAGTTCCAGGACGTGTCGCCGCTTCAGTACGACCTGCTCAAGCTCTGGCTCGGCGACCGGCGCGACCTCTGTGTCGTCGGCGATGCCAGCCAGACCATCTACTCGTTCGCGGGCGCCCGCAGCGACTACCTGCTCGACTTCCCCAAGCACTACGAGGATGCCACCGTGGTGCGCCTCGAGCAGAACTACCGGTCTACAGCGGCCATCGTCGCCACCGCCAACCAGCTCATGCGCGGCCGGCCCGGAGCGCTGTCCCTGCACGCCGCCGTCGCCGAGACCGGGGTTGAGCCCGCGGTGCGTGAGTACCCCAATGACATGGCCGAGGCCAGGGGTGTGGCGCAGAGCATCGCCGAACTGGTGGCCGCCGGCACCGCCCCCGAGAACATCGCCGTGCTGTACCGGGTCAATGTGCAGGCCGCGCTGCTCGAGACGGCGCTGGGCGATGTGGGCGTGAGCTACCAGATCCGCGGATCGAAGCGGTTCTTCGACCTGCCAGAGGTGAAGCAGGCGGTGATGTCGCTGCGCGCGGCATCCGTCTCGATCATGGGCGAGCCCCTGTTCAAATCGGTCAGTGACGTGCTGCGCGGTCTGGGCTGGAGCCAGACGGCGCCGGAGACCCGTGGTGCCGTGCGGGACCGGTGGGAGGCGCTGAACGCGATCATGGGGCTCGTCGACCAGGCGGCTCCCGGCACCTCGTTCCGCCAGTTCACCGACGAACTCATGGAACGCCAGGCCGGGCAGCACGAACCCACCGTCGCGGCCGTGACCCTGGCGACCCTGCACTCCGCCAAGGGCCTGGAGTGGAACGCGGTCTTCGTTGTGGGGCTGAGCGAGGGGCTCGTGCCGATCAGCTACGCGGGCACGTTCGAGCAGGTCGATGAGGAACGCCGCCTGCTGTACGTGGGCGTCACCCGAGCGCGCAAGCGGCTGTCGCTCAGTTGGTCCGCGGCCGGAAGCCAGCAGCGTTCCCCGCGAGAACGATCACGTTTTCTGGCAGAAATCGGCATCCGCACCGCACGTGCGGCCGGTGCGCGCGGCGCCTGACCGACAGGCTGATCGCGTCGATCGCCAACGACGCGGCGGCGAACTCGTTCGAGGCGGCGAACAGACGCTCGTGCACGATACCGGCCACCGTGGCGGCGGCCTCGATGCCGAGCCGCGGCGTCTCGGTGGACGCCGTGCGATAGAGCAGCTGGCAGGCGATGGCGGGCCAGGCCGGATCCTCATCGACCCGGTCCAGCTCCAGGCAGGTCAGGCAGGGGCCGGCGCCCGGCTCCACAAGCGGTCCAACACGCACCTCGGCGTCGCTGAACAGCACCGGCAGGTGCGGAACGTCCCGCCGCAGCCAGCGGCCGTGCCGCTCGGGAGCCAATACGAAGTGGTCGACGATCACCGCCAGGTCGGGCAGCGGCGGGGGCGAAGCCGCACCGGTGGCGGCGAGGACCTCGGTCGTCACCACCGTGATGCTCAGCTCGCCCAGCAGACTGCGGATGCGATCGGCCGTGGCGCCGGCGCCGTCGACGCACACAACCGGGCGGTGGCCGGCCAGGGCCCGATCCGCGGTCGTGCCGCCGGAAGCGGTGCCGGGTCGGGGGTCGTACCGGGTAGCGTCGTCGGGCCCTCGATCGGCTGTGCCCGGCGGGGAGTCATCCGCTGGAGCGCCCGTGCCCGTCGAACCGTCTGGCACGGCGCCGGCATCCGCCGGTGTGTTGTTCGCTCCGGTCACGACCTCCGCAGTACCGCTCACCAAGGCGGGACCCAGGGCGCTTAGCAGGGCGGAGGTCGCCTCATCCGTTGCGCCGGCCTGCCGCCCGAGCATCAGCGCGCCGGACCGGGGCACGCCGCCGCGGAGCGCAGCGATGACACCCTCCAGCGGCGCCGTGACCCCGGGCACGATCGCCAGCGGCCGGTCTATGCCCAGCTGGATGGTGTCCGGGGTGCGCCAGACGAGCGGATACCGCGGGTCGAGTCGAAGAATCATCCGGCGATTGTCTCCCGGGGGCGGCAGGAGACGCGGGATTCATCCACAGGCGCAGGAGGCCCCGCACACGGGGCCGGCGCACACACAATCGTGATCGACGCGGTGACGGCGCTTTCCGCAGGCGCAATCCAGACTCTGCGCCTAGGCTGACGCAATGACAGAGCGAACAACTTCTCCGCGGCGAGTCCTCGTTACCGGTGCCACCGGATACATCGGTGGCCGGCTGGTTCCCCGGCTCCTCGAGGCAGGGGCAGACGTAAGGGTCCTGGTGCGCTCCCCGCAGAAGCTCACCGATGTGCCGTGGGCCAAAGACGTCGACATTGTCGAGGGCGACCTGGGCAACCCGGAGTCGCTGGCCAAGGCGAGCACGGGCATCGATGTGTTGTACTACCTCGTGCACTCGATGGGAGCCAAGGGCGACTTCGAACAGACCGAGCGTGAGGCCGCCCGGAACGTCGCCACGGCCGCGGCCGCGGCAGGGGTCTCCCGCATCGTGTACCTCGGCGGACTGCACCCGGACACCGATACCTTGTCGCCGCACCTGCGATCCCGCGCGGAGGTCGGCCGTATCCTGCTGGCCTCCGGCGTGCCGACCGTGGCGTTCCAGGCTGGCGTGGTGATCGGGTCCGGTTCCACCTCCTTCGAGATGATCCGGCATCTCACCGATGTGCTCCCGTACATGCCCGCGCCCAAATGGGTGCGCAACTTCATCCAGCCGATAGCCGTGCGCGATGTGCTGTACTACCTGCTCGCGGCGGCCGACGTGCCCGCCGATGTGAACCGCACCTTCGACATCGGTGGGCCCGACGTGCTGCGCTACGGCCAGATGATGAACGGCTACGCCCTCGAGGCCGGCCTGCACCAGCGTCCCATCGCCGCGCTCCCGGTGCTCACGCCGTGGCTGGCCTCGCAGTGGGTCAACCTGGTCACCCCCATCCCCAGGAGCCTGGCTATTCCCATCATCGCCTCGCTTCAGTACGACTGCGTGATGCACGAGCACGACATCGATGCGGTGATCCCGCCGCCCGCCGGCGGCCTCACCACGTATCGCCGGGCCGTTCGCCTGGCGCTGGGACGCATGCGCGACGGCGACGTGGAGACCAGCTGGCAGAACGCGGCTACCGAGGGCGCGTCGAGCAACCCGCTGCCCAGCGACCCCGATTGGGCCGGCCATCTCGTTTACACCGACCTCAAGGAAAAGAAGACGTCGGCCAAGCCGGCCGACCTGTGGCGCGTCATCGAGAGTATCGGCGGCGACAACGGATGGTATTCCTTTCCGCTGGCCTGGGCCGTGCGCGGCTGGATGGACAAGCTTGTCGGGGGAGTGGGGCTGCGACGTGGCCGGCGTCACCCCGACCGTTTGCAGACCGGTGACGTGCTCGACTTCTGGCGCGTGGAACGCATCGACCGGGGCAGCTTCCTGCGCCTGCGGGCGGAGATGCTGGTTCCCGGACGTGCCTGGCTGGAGATGCGGGCAGAGCCCACGGCTGACGGCGGCTCGATCTACCGGCAGCGCGCCGTGTTCTTCCCGCGCGGCTTGGGCGGCCGGCTCTACTGGTTCTCGATCCTGCCCTTCCACGGTGTGATCTTCACTGGCATGGCCAACCGCATCACGGAAGCAGCCGAGTCCGAGGCCGCAACCGTGCATGCGGAGACCGCCGTGGCCGACTCCGGTGTCACGGATTCCGCCGCCGGCACCCCGCCGGAAAGCCCGGAGACCGCCGAGGCCGCCGCCCTGACCTAGCAGCCGATCTGATCGGGGTTGCCGTCCGGCGGAGGGGGCGTTCCACGCGCCAGCAGGCCCGGCTGGCTGCCGGTGCACAATCTCGATGCTCGGGTTCGTCGGATCCGGTGACCCGCTCTGCGGTGGGGGCCATACCCCTCTATTCCTGGCATTGTGAGCAGCGTCCCGGTGCACAATTTCGCGGTACGCGCGCGCCGAAATATGTGATTCCGATCTCGGGCTGAATGGGTAGGTTCGGGACCAAAAAAGTTCTCCACAACCTTGTTTTTGGGGCACACAAAGCTGCGAGATCGGGCTACTCTCACTGCATGTCCAGCCTCGCAGCAATCTTCGCCCCCGATACCGTTCCGGAGCCGGCCCGTCCGGGGTCCGTCACGGTGCCGCCGGCGCGGGTTGGGGTGGCGGAACGCGCTGTGGTGCCGGCGGTTTCTGTGCCGGCGGTTTCTGTGCCGGCGGTTTCTGTGCCGGCGGTTTCTGTGGTGCCGGTTCTGGCCGAGGTCGCCCGGCGGGCCCGGCGGGATCGTTGGCCGATGTGGTCGCCGCGGTCGCCCGTTGGGGTTCGTGTAGTGCCGATTACGACGCCCTGTCCGATGCGGGTGCTCTCGCGTGCCAGCGCGATATTGCGCGGCTTGTGGAGACGGTGGGCACCCGGCAGGTGTGGGTGGCGAAGACCATCGCGCACCGGTCTCGGCCGGAGTTGGGTCAGTCCGGGTTGGCGCGGCAGCAGGGGTATGTGGATCCGGATGGTTTGATCCAGAAGCTGACCGGGTCGACCAAGGCCGAAGCGCGCCGGTTGGTGGACGTGGGCCGGATGCTCGCCGACAACGAAGCCGCCGCCGCCGCGCAGGCTGCCGCCGAAGACGAGGCCGCCCGCCGGCTCTGTGACGGGCTCGACAACACGGATGGTGCTGATGTCGCGGACGGCTCAGGCGGCGACACGGAACTCACCGGCCTCGACGGCGTTGATGGCCGGGATGGGGTGGGCGGGATCGATGGGGTCAGCGGCGTGGGTGGCGCGGTGATTGATTCGGCGTTGTTGCCGTGGCACCACAAGATCTCCGAGGCCGTGACCTGCGGCGCTGTCCGTGGCTGCCGCGCACGCGATCCGGACCGGGCTTGGTGACATCGACACCGTCGTGACGGGGCCGGTGCTCGCGACCGCCGTGGACGAGTTGCTCCAGGATGCCCGCACCCTGAACGTGGACCAGTTGCTCAAGCGGGCCCGCCGCACCCGGGACTCCCTCGACGCGGCGGGCATCATCGTGCGAGAACACAAAGCGTGGGACGATCGCTCCTTGCGCGTGTGGACGAACCCGTCCGGCCAGGTGCACCTGCACGGGGTGTTCCCGCCCGAGCAGGGCGCGTTCATCCTCTCCACCTACGACAGCCTCACCAGTCCCCGCCGCGGCGGGGTGCGCTTCGTTGACCCGGCCCGCGCGAAGTGGGCCCAGAGTGTGCGCGATGACCCGCGCAGCACCGAACAGATCGCCGCGGACAGTTTCCTCGCTCTCCTCAAAGCCGGCACCGAGATCAACCCCCACCGCATCCTCGGCGGCCGCCAACCCTCTATCCGCATCATCACCCACCAGACCACCCCCGGCACGGCACCCACCCCGACGCCGCCTACCCCCGGCACCGGCACTCCTGCCACTACCGGGAACCCCGCCAGCACCGCGAATCCTGCCGCCACCGAGAACCCCGGCCGCACCGGCACCCCTTCCGACAGCGGAACCACTGCCCCCGCGGGGAGTTCAGCCTTCACCGGGACGGATACCCCCTCCGGCACCTCAACACCCACGTGGACCTTCTCTACCGCACCATCACCGACCCCGGCACCCCACCTCAACGGCCCAGCGCGGCCCGACCCGCTTATCCCGCCGGGCCCGACGTCCCACGTCGACGGCCCGGCCCGGCCTGACCGGGTGATCCCGCCGGGGTCGGGACTTCTCCTCCTGCGGGATCTGGACGAGATCCTCGCGCCGCCCCAGACCTCACCGCGCACGGCTACCTGAGGGCAACCCCGCACCCCTGTCCCAACCCACCCTCGACCGGCTCATCTGCGACAGCGGCACCCTGCCCATCACCTTCACCACCGACAACCAACCCCTCAACCTCGGCCGAGACGAGCGCCTCTTCACCCCCGCCCAACGCATCGCCCTCGCCGCCCGCGACGGCGGCTGCCGCTGGGGCGACTGCGACAAACCACCCGCCTTCACCGAAACCCACCACATCGACCACTGGCTCCGCGACCACGGCACCACCGACATCCGCCACGGCATCCTGCTCTGCAACCCGCACCACCGCCTCCTGCACAACCAAGGCTGGCAAATCTTCGAAAACCAGGGCCGCTACTGGCTCCGCCCACCCGCCACCATCGACCCCGGACAAACCCTCCTCGACATGCCCAGCAAAACACCCGACCGACACTGACGTTGACAGCCGACACGGGGTCTCGACAGGCTCGACCAGCGCGATGGACGGGTACCGCAGACAGGGTGACGGAGGGCTCGACGGGCTCGAGCGGCGAAGTGGGCGCGGACCGCGGACAGGGGTGCGATGCTGAGCGCCGAAGGGTCCACCGACAGCCTCCATCTCACCGAAGCCGGATACGTCGTGTGGCTCGCTGACCTCCGGCCGGTGCTCATCGACATACTCGAGCATCCGGCCACCCTGCCCATCAAAGCGCAGCCCGCCTGATCGGCACTTCTCCTCCTCGGCGTCAGGGGCGCGTGTCACCCCGGCCGGTGGCTAGCATGAAGGCATGCGCAGACCTGCACGTCGCCTTCTCAGCATTGTTCTCGCCGCGACCGCTCTCACTGGAGCCGTGGGGCTGACCGGACTGACCGGCATCACCGCAGCCGCCGCTGACTCCTCTGGCGCTGCCGCGGCTCAGAGCACCGCCGGCCCCGTTTCGGTGCTACCCGCCGCGCAGTTGTGGCCGACTGGCGTCGAGGACTTCAGCTTCGTCTCGATGCACGCCGACTACCAGCTCGGCCGCGACGCCGCCGGCCACTCCACCCTGGCCACTACCGAGACTTTCGTTGCCCGGTTCCCCGACACCGACCAGAACCGCGGCATCCGGCGGGAGATCCCCACCCACTATCAGGGCCAGCCCACCGGACTGACCATCGACAGCATTACCGACGAGACCGGCCAGCAGCGCGACACCGCCACGGAGACCATCTCCGACGACACCGGGGCCGAATTCGTCAGCGTCACCATCGCTGCCGACGACTTCGTGCACGGCGAGCAGACCTACGTGATCAACTATCACCAGACCTACGTCACCCTCTCTCCCGATGACACCGCCGACCAAGAGTTCTACTGGGAGGTCAACGGCACCGGCTGGGCCCAGCCGTTCGGGGCGGTCTCGGCCACAGTGCACGTGGCGCCGGACCTGGTGCCTCACCTCACCGGTCAGGCGGCCTGCTACCAGGGCGGATCGGCATCCGGCACCGAGTGCGATGCCCTCGACAGCGTCGCCGCGGGCGACGGGTGGGTCGTCGACGCGGAGGCGCGTGACCTGGCCGTGCATGAGGGACTCACCGTGGCCGTGGGGTTCGAGGCGGCAACCTTCGTTCCCCGCGACGACTCTTTCACGGCGAACGCCTTTCCCACGGTGGCCCTCCTCGCCGCCCTGGTCGCGCTCATCACCGCGGGGATCGCGGTGCTCCTGCGCTCGACCCGGTGGCGCAACCAGCCCGGCCGGCCCACCATCATCGCCGAGTACCTGCCGCCTGCCGGGGCGAACCTGCTGCAGTCCGGGGACGTCCTCGGCGCCCGCGCTTCAGGCAAGGCCATGACCGCCCAGTTCCTGCAGTTCGCCGTGCGCGGCAACCTGCGGGTGCTCGAGGGTGACGGCAAGAACCACTACCTGCTCGAGCTGCGCAGCCGGGAGGGTCTCGACGCCACCGAGCGCACGGTGCTCGACGCCTTGTTCCCGTCGAACCGCAAGATCGGGTCTGTACGCGACCTGAAGAAAAAAAGCACCACGCTGGGCACCGCCCTGCAGAAGGTGCGGCGAACGGCACGCAAACGGATGCTCACCGATGGTCTCCGGGAGAAGAAGGGTGGGGCCGCCCGCCGCTGGCTCATCGCCCTGGCGATCGTCGCCGGTGTTGTGGCCGTCGTGGCGAGCATCATCACCTTCGCCACCGAGGTCGCCGGCGCGTGGCCGTTCTTGTTACTGGTCGGCGGGCTGGCCGCCACGATTGTTACGCTTGCCGTAATCGGCGACGTGCGACCGCTCACCGCGAGCGGCGCGGAACTCCGCGACTACCTGAAGGGCGTCACAGTGTATATCTCGCTGGCTGAAGCAGACCGGCTCCGGGTGCTGCAAAGCCCTGTGGGCGCGCTGCGCACGCCATACCGACCGGATGGTGCCGGTGCGGTTACGACCGAGCCCGTGCAGGTGCTCAAGCTTTACGAACGGCTGTTGCCCTACGCGGTGCTCACGGGCGAAGAAAAGCAGTGGTCGAAGGTCCTCGGCGACTATTACGACGGGACGCGGGAACAGCCGGACTGGTACGTCGGCACGGCTCCGTTCAACGCCGCCTACTTCGCGACGGGTGTGACCGCGTTCGCCTCGTCCACGTCGTCGGCCTGGTCGGGCAGCGCCTCGAGTTCGTCCAGTTCCGGCGCCGGCGGGGGCGGTTCCGTCGGTGGCGGCGGTGGCGGTGGCGGGGGAGGGGGCGTCTGATGGGCACTCCGGCAGAACCTACCTTCACCCGGTCGGCCCTGGCACCCGGGCTGCTCGGCGCCATTGCCCTCCTGGCCGGACTCGCCCTGCTCGATGTCGACAGTTTTGTCATCATCCGCTACGTCGTCAGCATCCTGGCGCTCATCATCTGCGTCTTCGTCATCCAAGCCAAGTCCTGGTGGTGGCTCATCGGTCTGGTGCCCATCGCGGTGCTGTGGAACCCGATCGTGATCATCGAGCTGCACGGCCAGGGCTGGGTGTCCGCCCAGTTCATCGCCGCCCTGGTCTTCATAATCGTCGGCATCCGTACTAAGGTCCCGACGGCGGTGCACCGCTGAGAACGGGTCCGGGCATAGACTGAGTACGCGTCTGGAGAACCTGGTTAGTGTCTCGACCGTTGTCCTGCGTCGATCAGCACCTTCGAGGCTGCCCGATGCCGGTCACGTTGCTCGTTTTGCGGGGTTCGGCGTATCGATCGCACAGGCATCCACGGATGCTCAACACGACGAGCGCGCACTGTGTGCCGCGCTGGTGTGAAGTGGAGAAAAATGGCTTACACCCGCCCTCAAGGAGCGGGCCGTGCTGGTGCCAGCAGCGGTCGAACCCGGCAGCGCCCACGCTCGCGTGACGACGACGCCCCCATCATCCCGATCCTCGCCCGCAAGGTGCGCGAGGTCGAGGCGAAGGCCCAGAGCGGCACCAAGCTAGGCCCCACCAACCGCACCAAGTACCAGGTCATCGCCCTGCTCATGCGCGAGGAACGCGCGCGGGTCAAGGCCGACGGCGAGCTCACCGACACCAACCGCGCTGAGCTGCTCAAACGCCTCGACGGTATCGCCCAGATCCTAGCGAAGACCGCCGCCCGCGACACCAGCCTGATCACCCTGCTCGAACCGGATGCGGGTGTCTCCACCGTCGCACAGCGCTTCCGCCGAGACTGGCTGCTGGAATCCGGCGCCGAACTCAGCCCGGACGAACTCATCATCACCCGCGAACCCGAGGCCAAGCCCGAGGTTCCGCAAAACCAGGTCATCCCGCAGTCGGTGCGGGCCCGTCAGCTGGCCAACCCGTTCCTCGCCCCCGACTTCAGTGCCGTACAGGCTCAGCCGGTGTCCTCGGCCCGTCGCCTGGCCAACTGGGAACTGCTCGGCCCGCTGTTCAAGGCGTTCGAATACGGCTCAGGCGGCCAGGCCGCCAGCATGGACCTGCCCGAGGCCCCCAACGTCGACAGGTTCTCCCCGCGCGGCATGGAACTCATGCGGCACCAGGCCCGCTTCATCGAGAGCGCCCGCCTCGGCCACCGCAGCTACCTCCTCGCCGACGAGCCCGGCCTCGGCAAGACGGCGCAGAGTCTGCTCGCCGCATCCGTCGCCGGCGCCTACCCGCTGCTGGCGATCGTGCCCAACGTCGTGAAGATGAACTGGGTGCGCGAAGTCGAACTCTGGACGCCGCACCGCCGCGCCACCGTCATCCACGGCGACGGTGACACCCTCGACGCCTTCGCCGACGTGGTCGTGGTCAACTACGACGTTCTCGACCGCCACCTCGCCTGGCTCGGCACCCTCGGCTTCAAGGGAATGGTCGTCGACGAGGCGCACTTCATCAAGAACCTGCAGTCGCAGCGTTCCAAGCACGTACTCAGCCTCGCCGAGCAGATCCGCCGCCGCACCCCGGGCAACAACCCGCTGCTGATGGCTCTCACCGGTACCCCGCTGATCAACGACGTCGACGATTTCCGGGCCATCTGGCAGTTCCTCGGCTGGATCGACGGCGACAAGCCCACCGCCAAGCTCATGCAACGGCTGGAAGAGACCGGCCTCACGCCGGCAGACGCCGGCTTCTACACCGCCGCCCGGGCCGCCGTGATCGACATGGGCATCGTGCGTCGCCGCAAGGTCGACGTGGCCGCCGACCTGCCCGCCAAGCGCATCGCCGACCTGCCGGTGGAGCTCGACAGCGAGCTCGGCCGGTCGATCCAGAAGGCCGAACGCGAACTGGGCGCCCGACTGGTCACGCGGTTCAAGGCCCTCGTCGCCGCGCGTCACCCCGGCGTCAAGGCACCCGTGCTCACCGAGGACGAACGCGCCGCGTACATCCGCGCCGTCGCGCACGCCGATCTCGAGGAGTCCAAGGGCACCACGACCGGCGAGAACGTGTTCACCATGGTGCGCAAGATCGGCCAGGCCAAGGCCGGGCTCGCCGCCGACTACGCGGCCCAGCTCGCGCACTCGGTGGGCAAGGTCGTGTTCTTCGCCAAGCACATCGACGTGATGGATGCCGCGGAGGAGATCTTCGCCAAGCGCGGCCTGCGCACGGTGTCGCTACGCGGCGACCAGAGCGCCCTGGCCCGCCAGGCCGCGATCGACTCGTTCAACACCGACCCCGAGGTCGCCGTTGTGGTGTGTTCGCTCACCGCCGCCGGCGTCGGCGTGAACCTCCAGGCCGCCTCCAACGTGGTGCTGGCCGAACTCAGCTGGACCGCCGCAGAGCAGACCCAGGCCATCGACCGGGTGCACCGGATCGGCCAGGCCGAACCGGTGACCGCGTGGCGGATCATCGCCGCGCACACCATCGACGCGCGGATCGCCGAACTCATCGGCAGCAAGCAGGGCCTCGCGGCCCGCGCGCTCGACGGGGCCGACGAGGAACTGTCGCCCGAGGATTCGGTGCAGGCCAGCGCCCTGGTCTACGTGCTCACCCAGGCGCTCGACGGAGAGCTGTAAAACCGGGCCGGAAGTCCCTACCCCCGAGCAGCGCCGCCGGTGTTGACTTGATCCAGGCCAGAGCGCGCCACCATGATGGTGGACGGGCAATCTGCCGCAACAATATGCATGCACTAAGGAGTAGCCAGATATGAAGATCGGTATCCTCACCAGCGGTGGAGACTGCCCCGGCCTCAACGCAGTGATTCGGGGTGCTGTTCTCAAGGGAGGCCGCGCGTACGACTCCGAGTTCGTGGGCATCCGCAACGGCTGGCGTGGGCTGGTGCAGGGCGAGTTCATGAAGCTCGACCGTCACAGCGTCCGTGGCCTCTCCCGCCAGGGTGGCACCATCCTCGGCAGCTCCCGCACCAACCCGTTCGAGGGCGAGAACGCGGGCCCGGAGAACATCCAGAAGACCATGGACGCCGAGGGTATCGACGCCATCATCGCCATCGGCGGCGAGGGCACCCTCACCGCCGCCCGCCGTCTCACCGACGCCGGCATCAAGATCGTCGGCGTGCCGAAGACCATCGACAACGATCTCGCGGCCACCGACTACTCCTTCGGCTTCAACACCGCCGTCGAGATCGCCACCGAGGCCATCGACCGGCTGCGCACCACCGCCGACTCGCACGGCCGCTGCATGATCGTCGAGGTCATGGGCCGCCACGTGGGGTGGATCGCCCTGCACTCCGGCATGGCCGGCGGCGCACACGCCATCCTCATCCCCGAGCAGCCGCAGACCATCGAGCAGATCTGCGCCTGGGTCGAGAGCGTCCGCGACCGCGGCCGCGCACCCGTGCTCGTCGTCTCCGAGGGCTTCCTGCTCGCCGAGATGGGCGAAGCCCACTCGCACAAGGGCCTGGACGCGTTCAACCGTCCCCGCCTCGGCGGCATCAGCGAGCTCATCGCCCCCATGGTCGAAGAGCGCACCGGGATCGAGGCCCGCGCAACGGTCCTCGGCCACACCCAGCGTGGTGGCGCCCCCTCGGCCTACGACCGCGTGCTCGCCACCCGTCTGGGCATGGCGGCCGTCGACGCCGTCGTCGAGGGCAAGTGGGGTTCGATGGTCTCCCTCAAGGGAACCGACATCAACACCGTCAGCATCGCCGACGCCACCATGGACCTCAACCGGGTCACCCAGGCGCGGTACGACGAAGCAGCCGTGCTCTTCGGCTAAACCCCGCCAGCACAGAGAACTGCCCGGACGGCTCAGGCCGTCCGGGCAGTTGTGTGTCCGGGTCGTGCGCGCCCGGTTCGCGAAGGCGCGAGAGGCTGGGGCGGTTACGCCGCGGGTGCGAGTTTGGCCTGCACCTGCGCGAGCGACGGGTTCGTCGCGGCCGAGCCATCCGGGAACAGCACCGTGGGAACCGTGCGGTTGCCCCCGTTGAGGCTCATGACGAGCTCGGAGGTGCCGTCGACCTCTTCGAC
It encodes the following:
- a CDS encoding DEAD/DEAH box helicase → MAYTRPQGAGRAGASSGRTRQRPRSRDDDAPIIPILARKVREVEAKAQSGTKLGPTNRTKYQVIALLMREERARVKADGELTDTNRAELLKRLDGIAQILAKTAARDTSLITLLEPDAGVSTVAQRFRRDWLLESGAELSPDELIITREPEAKPEVPQNQVIPQSVRARQLANPFLAPDFSAVQAQPVSSARRLANWELLGPLFKAFEYGSGGQAASMDLPEAPNVDRFSPRGMELMRHQARFIESARLGHRSYLLADEPGLGKTAQSLLAASVAGAYPLLAIVPNVVKMNWVREVELWTPHRRATVIHGDGDTLDAFADVVVVNYDVLDRHLAWLGTLGFKGMVVDEAHFIKNLQSQRSKHVLSLAEQIRRRTPGNNPLLMALTGTPLINDVDDFRAIWQFLGWIDGDKPTAKLMQRLEETGLTPADAGFYTAARAAVIDMGIVRRRKVDVAADLPAKRIADLPVELDSELGRSIQKAERELGARLVTRFKALVAARHPGVKAPVLTEDERAAYIRAVAHADLEESKGTTTGENVFTMVRKIGQAKAGLAADYAAQLAHSVGKVVFFAKHIDVMDAAEEIFAKRGLRTVSLRGDQSALARQAAIDSFNTDPEVAVVVCSLTAAGVGVNLQAASNVVLAELSWTAAEQTQAIDRVHRIGQAEPVTAWRIIAAHTIDARIAELIGSKQGLAARALDGADEELSPEDSVQASALVYVLTQALDGEL
- a CDS encoding 6-phosphofructokinase, whose protein sequence is MKIGILTSGGDCPGLNAVIRGAVLKGGRAYDSEFVGIRNGWRGLVQGEFMKLDRHSVRGLSRQGGTILGSSRTNPFEGENAGPENIQKTMDAEGIDAIIAIGGEGTLTAARRLTDAGIKIVGVPKTIDNDLAATDYSFGFNTAVEIATEAIDRLRTTADSHGRCMIVEVMGRHVGWIALHSGMAGGAHAILIPEQPQTIEQICAWVESVRDRGRAPVLVVSEGFLLAEMGEAHSHKGLDAFNRPRLGGISELIAPMVEERTGIEARATVLGHTQRGGAPSAYDRVLATRLGMAAVDAVVEGKWGSMVSLKGTDINTVSIADATMDLNRVTQARYDEAAVLFG
- a CDS encoding mycoredoxin, which codes for MDFVPQTGTITMFTTTWCGYCSRLKTQLDKVGIGYTEVNVEEVDGTSELVMSLNGGNRTVPTVLFPDGSAATNPSLAQVQAKLAPAA